In a single window of the Prinia subflava isolate CZ2003 ecotype Zambia chromosome 3, Cam_Psub_1.2, whole genome shotgun sequence genome:
- the SUPT20H gene encoding transcription factor SPT20 homolog isoform X6 → MASTTMQQALELALDRAEYIIESARQRPPKRKYLSSGRKSVFQKLYDLYIEECEKEPEIKQKLRRNVNLLEKLVMQETLSCLVVNLYPGNEGYSLMLRGKNGSDSETIRLPYEEGELLEYLDAEELPPILVDLLEKSQVNIFHCGCVIAEIRDYRQSGNMKSPTYQSKHILLRPTMQTLICDVHSITSDNHKWTQEDKLLLESQLILATAEPLCLDPSIAVTCTTNRLLYNKQKMNTRPMKRCFKRYSRSSLNRQQEVAHYSTPPQLRLLDYLQKRKERKAAQQYDLKISKAGNCVDMWKQNPCYLTAPSEVDVEKYAKVEKSIKSDDSQPTVWPAHEMKDDYVFECEVGNQLQKTKLTIFQSLGNPLYYGKIQTLKGDEENDNLLTPSQFLIGSKTDAERVVNQYQELVQNEAKCTVKMFHNSSGSVSHLSPGKEMEQPESVSGSVQSSVLGKGVKHRPPPIKLPSSSGSSSSGNIFSSQQSSGHLKSPTPPPPSKPAGLSRKQSMDLNQVSMLSPAAMSPASSSQRTASTQVMANPAGLNFINVVGSVCGAQSLMSGSNPMLGCNTGAIAPAGINLSGILPPGGLVPSALPAAMQSASQAGSPFGLKNTSNLRPLNLLQGSDQGPSNQDQALSAQQAAVINLTGVGNFMQPQATAVTILAASNGYGSGSSTSSSPASSTAFRQPHKK, encoded by the exons ATGGCTTCAACTACAATG CAACAAGCTTTAGAACTGGCATTGGATCGTGCTGAG TATATCATTGAAAGTGCCCGTCAGCGACCtcctaaaagaaaatatttatccaGCGGAAG aaaatctgtatttcaaaaACTTTATGATTTATATATtgaagaatgtgaaaaagagCCTGAGATAAAG CAGAAGCTGAGGCGAAATGTGAATTTACTTGAGAAGCTGGTTATGCAGGAGACATTGTCATGTCTGGTGGTAAACCTCTATCCAGGAAATGAGGGTTATTCACTGAtgctcaggggaaaaaatggttcag ATTCTGAGACCATTCGTCTGCCTTATGAGGAAGGAGAGCTGCTTGAATATTTGGATGCAGAGGAACTACCACCTATTTTGGTTGATCTTTTGGAAAAATCTCAG GTTAATATTTTCCATTGTGGATGTGTCATAGCAGAAATACGTGACTATAGGCAGTCTGGTAACATGAAATCTCCAACCTACCAAAGCAAGCACATTCTTTTGCGACCTACAATGCAG acttTAATTTGTGATGTGCATTCTATAACAAGTGACAACCACAAATGGACACAG GAGGACAAACTCCTACTTGAGAGCCAACTTATTTTGGCTACAGCAGAGCCTTTGTGTCTTGATCCTTCAATAGCAGTGACCTGTACTACAAACAGACTCCTGTACAACAAGCAGAAGATGAACACTCGCCCCATGAAACG GTGCTTCAAAAGGTACTCAAGGTCCTCTCTGAACAGACAGCAAGAAGTAGCTCACTACTCAACTCCACCTCAGCTCAGACTACTTGACTACTtacagaaaaggaaggagaggaaagcagCCCAGCAGTATGACCTCAAAATTTCAAAAGCTGGAAAT tgcGTAGATATGTGGAAACAGAACCCTTGCTACTTGACTGCTCCTTCTGAAGTAGAT GTGGAAAAATATGCCAAAGTGGAAAAGTCTATCAAGTCTGATGACTCACAACCAACTGTCTGGCCAGCACAC GAAATGAAGGATGATTATGTGTTTGAATGTGAAGTTGGTAATCagcttcagaaaacaaaactgaccATTTTTCAGTCTCTTGGCAATCCTTTGTACTATGGTAAAATTCAGACACTCAAAGGCGATGAGGAAAATGACAACCTATTAACTCCGTCACA GTTCCTTATTGGTTCGAAGACTGATGCTGAAAG GGTGGTGAACCAGTACCAGGAATTAGTGCAAAATGAAGCTAAATGTACTGTGAAAATGTTTCATAATTCAAGTGGATCAGTCAGTCATCTTTCtccagggaaggaaatggaa cagccaGAAAGTGTATCAGGCTCTGTTCAGTCTTCAGTACTGGGGAAAGGTGTAAAACACCGACCTCCTCCTATCAAATTACCTTCAAGTTCAGGAAGTAGCTCTTCAG GTAATATTTTTAGTTCACAACAGTCAAGTGGCCATCTAAAATCCCCAactccacctcctccttctAAGCCTGCTGGTCTTTCTCGGAAACAATCCATGGATCTTAATCAAGTTAGCATGCTCTCTCCAGCTGCCATGTCTCCTGCGAGCTCTTCACAAA GAACAGCCTCCACCCAGGTCATGGCAAACCCTGCAGGACTTAACTTCATCAATGTAGTGGGCTCTGTGTG TGGAGCACAGTCACTGATGAGTGGTTCAAACCCTATGTTGGGGTGCAACACTGGTGCCATAGCCCCTGCAGGTATAAATCTGAGTGGCATTTTACCCCCAGGAGGTCTGGTACCAAGTGCGCTGCCCGCTGCAATGCAATCTGCCTCTCAAGCAG GCAGCCCATTTGGtttgaaaaatacatcaaaTCTTCGGCCCTTAAATCTTCTACAG GGGTCTGACCAAGGTCCATCCAATCAAGATCAGGCATTATCTGCCCAACAAGCTGCTGTAATTAACCTGACTGGAGTAGGGAATTTTATGCAACCTCAAGCCACAG CAGTTACGATTCTTGCAGCATCAAATGGCTatggcagcggcagcagcacaagcagctcACCTGCATCATCAACAGCATTCAGGCAGCCACacaaaaagtaa
- the SUPT20H gene encoding transcription factor SPT20 homolog isoform X4 has protein sequence MASTTMQQALELALDRAEYIIESARQRPPKRKYLSSGRKSVFQKLYDLYIEECEKEPEIKQKLRRNVNLLEKLVMQETLSCLVVNLYPGNEGYSLMLRGKNGSDSETIRLPYEEGELLEYLDAEELPPILVDLLEKSQVNIFHCGCVIAEIRDYRQSGNMKSPTYQSKHILLRPTMQTLICDVHSITSDNHKWTQEDKLLLESQLILATAEPLCLDPSIAVTCTTNRLLYNKQKMNTRPMKRCFKRYSRSSLNRQQEVAHYSTPPQLRLLDYLQKRKERKAAQQYDLKISKAGNCVDMWKQNPCYLTAPSEVDVEKYAKVEKSIKSDDSQPTVWPAHEMKDDYVFECEVGNQLQKTKLTIFQSLGNPLYYGKIQTLKGDEENDNLLTPSQFLIGSKTDAERVVNQYQELVQNEAKCTVKMFHNSSGSVSHLSPGKEMEQPESVSGSVQSSVLGKGVKHRPPPIKLPSSSGSSSSGNIFSSQQSSGHLKSPTPPPPSKPAGLSRKQSMDLNQVSMLSPAAMSPASSSQRSGTPKPSTPTPTNTPSSTPHPPDAQSSTPITPSATPTPQDSGFTPQPTLLTPFAQQQMSLSQALPVMTIPLSTMVTSITTGTASTQVMANPAGLNFINVVGSVCGAQSLMSGSNPMLGCNTGAIAPAGINLSGILPPGGLVPSALPAAMQSASQAGSPFGLKNTSNLRPLNLLQGSDQGPSNQDQALSAQQAAVINLTGVGNFMQPQATVTILAASNGYGSGSSTSSSPASSTAFRQPHKK, from the exons ATGGCTTCAACTACAATG CAACAAGCTTTAGAACTGGCATTGGATCGTGCTGAG TATATCATTGAAAGTGCCCGTCAGCGACCtcctaaaagaaaatatttatccaGCGGAAG aaaatctgtatttcaaaaACTTTATGATTTATATATtgaagaatgtgaaaaagagCCTGAGATAAAG CAGAAGCTGAGGCGAAATGTGAATTTACTTGAGAAGCTGGTTATGCAGGAGACATTGTCATGTCTGGTGGTAAACCTCTATCCAGGAAATGAGGGTTATTCACTGAtgctcaggggaaaaaatggttcag ATTCTGAGACCATTCGTCTGCCTTATGAGGAAGGAGAGCTGCTTGAATATTTGGATGCAGAGGAACTACCACCTATTTTGGTTGATCTTTTGGAAAAATCTCAG GTTAATATTTTCCATTGTGGATGTGTCATAGCAGAAATACGTGACTATAGGCAGTCTGGTAACATGAAATCTCCAACCTACCAAAGCAAGCACATTCTTTTGCGACCTACAATGCAG acttTAATTTGTGATGTGCATTCTATAACAAGTGACAACCACAAATGGACACAG GAGGACAAACTCCTACTTGAGAGCCAACTTATTTTGGCTACAGCAGAGCCTTTGTGTCTTGATCCTTCAATAGCAGTGACCTGTACTACAAACAGACTCCTGTACAACAAGCAGAAGATGAACACTCGCCCCATGAAACG GTGCTTCAAAAGGTACTCAAGGTCCTCTCTGAACAGACAGCAAGAAGTAGCTCACTACTCAACTCCACCTCAGCTCAGACTACTTGACTACTtacagaaaaggaaggagaggaaagcagCCCAGCAGTATGACCTCAAAATTTCAAAAGCTGGAAAT tgcGTAGATATGTGGAAACAGAACCCTTGCTACTTGACTGCTCCTTCTGAAGTAGAT GTGGAAAAATATGCCAAAGTGGAAAAGTCTATCAAGTCTGATGACTCACAACCAACTGTCTGGCCAGCACAC GAAATGAAGGATGATTATGTGTTTGAATGTGAAGTTGGTAATCagcttcagaaaacaaaactgaccATTTTTCAGTCTCTTGGCAATCCTTTGTACTATGGTAAAATTCAGACACTCAAAGGCGATGAGGAAAATGACAACCTATTAACTCCGTCACA GTTCCTTATTGGTTCGAAGACTGATGCTGAAAG GGTGGTGAACCAGTACCAGGAATTAGTGCAAAATGAAGCTAAATGTACTGTGAAAATGTTTCATAATTCAAGTGGATCAGTCAGTCATCTTTCtccagggaaggaaatggaa cagccaGAAAGTGTATCAGGCTCTGTTCAGTCTTCAGTACTGGGGAAAGGTGTAAAACACCGACCTCCTCCTATCAAATTACCTTCAAGTTCAGGAAGTAGCTCTTCAG GTAATATTTTTAGTTCACAACAGTCAAGTGGCCATCTAAAATCCCCAactccacctcctccttctAAGCCTGCTGGTCTTTCTCGGAAACAATCCATGGATCTTAATCAAGTTAGCATGCTCTCTCCAGCTGCCATGTCTCCTGCGAGCTCTTCACAAA GGTCTGGAACTCCTAAACCATCTACTCCTACTCCAACCAACACCCCTTCATCGACCCCACACCCTCCTGATGCTCAGAGCTCAACTCCTATTACCCCTTCTGCCACCCCTACTCCCCAAGATTCAGGCTTCACCCCTCAGCCCACTTTGTTAACCCCGTTTGCTCAGCAGCAAATGTCTCTGAGCCAGGCACTGCCTGTAATGACCATTCCTCTTTCCACCATGGTAACGTCCATTACTACAGGAACAGCCTCCACCCAGGTCATGGCAAACCCTGCAGGACTTAACTTCATCAATGTAGTGGGCTCTGTGTG TGGAGCACAGTCACTGATGAGTGGTTCAAACCCTATGTTGGGGTGCAACACTGGTGCCATAGCCCCTGCAGGTATAAATCTGAGTGGCATTTTACCCCCAGGAGGTCTGGTACCAAGTGCGCTGCCCGCTGCAATGCAATCTGCCTCTCAAGCAG GCAGCCCATTTGGtttgaaaaatacatcaaaTCTTCGGCCCTTAAATCTTCTACAG GGGTCTGACCAAGGTCCATCCAATCAAGATCAGGCATTATCTGCCCAACAAGCTGCTGTAATTAACCTGACTGGAGTAGGGAATTTTATGCAACCTCAAGCCACAG TTACGATTCTTGCAGCATCAAATGGCTatggcagcggcagcagcacaagcagctcACCTGCATCATCAACAGCATTCAGGCAGCCACacaaaaagtaa
- the SUPT20H gene encoding transcription factor SPT20 homolog isoform X8, producing the protein MASTTMQQALELALDRAEYIIESARQRPPKRKYLSSGRKSVFQKLYDLYIEECEKEPEIKKLRRNVNLLEKLVMQETLSCLVVNLYPGNEGYSLMLRGKNGSDSETIRLPYEEGELLEYLDAEELPPILVDLLEKSQVNIFHCGCVIAEIRDYRQSGNMKSPTYQSKHILLRPTMQTLICDVHSITSDNHKWTQEDKLLLESQLILATAEPLCLDPSIAVTCTTNRLLYNKQKMNTRPMKRCFKRYSRSSLNRQQEVAHYSTPPQLRLLDYLQKRKERKAAQQYDLKISKAGNCVDMWKQNPCYLTAPSEVDVEKYAKVEKSIKSDDSQPTVWPAHEMKDDYVFECEVGNQLQKTKLTIFQSLGNPLYYGKIQTLKGDEENDNLLTPSQFLIGSKTDAERVVNQYQELVQNEAKCTVKMFHNSSGSVSHLSPGKEMEQPESVSGSVQSSVLGKGVKHRPPPIKLPSSSGSSSSGNIFSSQQSSGHLKSPTPPPPSKPAGLSRKQSMDLNQVSMLSPAAMSPASSSQRSGTPKPSTPTPTNTPSSTPHPPDAQSSTPITPSATPTPQDSGFTPQPTLLTPFAQQQMSLSQALPVMTIPLSTMVTSITTGTASTQVMANPAGLNFINVVGSVCGAQSLMSGSNPMLGCNTGAIAPAGINLSGILPPGGLVPSALPAAMQSASQAGSPFGLKNTSNLRPLNLLQLPGSSFIFNPLQQQLLQFSPQQQSQQPTACSPQQQGEQGSDQGPSNQDQALSAQQAAVINLTGVGNFMQPQATAVTILAASNGYGSGSSTSSSPASSTAFRQPHKK; encoded by the exons ATGGCTTCAACTACAATG CAACAAGCTTTAGAACTGGCATTGGATCGTGCTGAG TATATCATTGAAAGTGCCCGTCAGCGACCtcctaaaagaaaatatttatccaGCGGAAG aaaatctgtatttcaaaaACTTTATGATTTATATATtgaagaatgtgaaaaagagCCTGAGATAAAG AAGCTGAGGCGAAATGTGAATTTACTTGAGAAGCTGGTTATGCAGGAGACATTGTCATGTCTGGTGGTAAACCTCTATCCAGGAAATGAGGGTTATTCACTGAtgctcaggggaaaaaatggttcag ATTCTGAGACCATTCGTCTGCCTTATGAGGAAGGAGAGCTGCTTGAATATTTGGATGCAGAGGAACTACCACCTATTTTGGTTGATCTTTTGGAAAAATCTCAG GTTAATATTTTCCATTGTGGATGTGTCATAGCAGAAATACGTGACTATAGGCAGTCTGGTAACATGAAATCTCCAACCTACCAAAGCAAGCACATTCTTTTGCGACCTACAATGCAG acttTAATTTGTGATGTGCATTCTATAACAAGTGACAACCACAAATGGACACAG GAGGACAAACTCCTACTTGAGAGCCAACTTATTTTGGCTACAGCAGAGCCTTTGTGTCTTGATCCTTCAATAGCAGTGACCTGTACTACAAACAGACTCCTGTACAACAAGCAGAAGATGAACACTCGCCCCATGAAACG GTGCTTCAAAAGGTACTCAAGGTCCTCTCTGAACAGACAGCAAGAAGTAGCTCACTACTCAACTCCACCTCAGCTCAGACTACTTGACTACTtacagaaaaggaaggagaggaaagcagCCCAGCAGTATGACCTCAAAATTTCAAAAGCTGGAAAT tgcGTAGATATGTGGAAACAGAACCCTTGCTACTTGACTGCTCCTTCTGAAGTAGAT GTGGAAAAATATGCCAAAGTGGAAAAGTCTATCAAGTCTGATGACTCACAACCAACTGTCTGGCCAGCACAC GAAATGAAGGATGATTATGTGTTTGAATGTGAAGTTGGTAATCagcttcagaaaacaaaactgaccATTTTTCAGTCTCTTGGCAATCCTTTGTACTATGGTAAAATTCAGACACTCAAAGGCGATGAGGAAAATGACAACCTATTAACTCCGTCACA GTTCCTTATTGGTTCGAAGACTGATGCTGAAAG GGTGGTGAACCAGTACCAGGAATTAGTGCAAAATGAAGCTAAATGTACTGTGAAAATGTTTCATAATTCAAGTGGATCAGTCAGTCATCTTTCtccagggaaggaaatggaa cagccaGAAAGTGTATCAGGCTCTGTTCAGTCTTCAGTACTGGGGAAAGGTGTAAAACACCGACCTCCTCCTATCAAATTACCTTCAAGTTCAGGAAGTAGCTCTTCAG GTAATATTTTTAGTTCACAACAGTCAAGTGGCCATCTAAAATCCCCAactccacctcctccttctAAGCCTGCTGGTCTTTCTCGGAAACAATCCATGGATCTTAATCAAGTTAGCATGCTCTCTCCAGCTGCCATGTCTCCTGCGAGCTCTTCACAAA GGTCTGGAACTCCTAAACCATCTACTCCTACTCCAACCAACACCCCTTCATCGACCCCACACCCTCCTGATGCTCAGAGCTCAACTCCTATTACCCCTTCTGCCACCCCTACTCCCCAAGATTCAGGCTTCACCCCTCAGCCCACTTTGTTAACCCCGTTTGCTCAGCAGCAAATGTCTCTGAGCCAGGCACTGCCTGTAATGACCATTCCTCTTTCCACCATGGTAACGTCCATTACTACAGGAACAGCCTCCACCCAGGTCATGGCAAACCCTGCAGGACTTAACTTCATCAATGTAGTGGGCTCTGTGTG TGGAGCACAGTCACTGATGAGTGGTTCAAACCCTATGTTGGGGTGCAACACTGGTGCCATAGCCCCTGCAGGTATAAATCTGAGTGGCATTTTACCCCCAGGAGGTCTGGTACCAAGTGCGCTGCCCGCTGCAATGCAATCTGCCTCTCAAGCAG GCAGCCCATTTGGtttgaaaaatacatcaaaTCTTCGGCCCTTAAATCTTCTACAG cttccaggtagttcatttatttttaacccactccagcagcagctgttacAGTTTTCTCCACAGCAACAGTCTCAGCAGCCTACAGCCTGTAGtcctcagcagcagggagaacaG GGGTCTGACCAAGGTCCATCCAATCAAGATCAGGCATTATCTGCCCAACAAGCTGCTGTAATTAACCTGACTGGAGTAGGGAATTTTATGCAACCTCAAGCCACAG CAGTTACGATTCTTGCAGCATCAAATGGCTatggcagcggcagcagcacaagcagctcACCTGCATCATCAACAGCATTCAGGCAGCCACacaaaaagtaa
- the SUPT20H gene encoding transcription factor SPT20 homolog isoform X7, which produces MASTTMQQALELALDRAEYIIESARQRPPKRKYLSSGRKSVFQKLYDLYIEECEKEPEIKKLRRNVNLLEKLVMQETLSCLVVNLYPGNEGYSLMLRGKNGSDSETIRLPYEEGELLEYLDAEELPPILVDLLEKSQVNIFHCGCVIAEIRDYRQSGNMKSPTYQSKHILLRPTMQTLICDVHSITSDNHKWTQEDKLLLESQLILATAEPLCLDPSIAVTCTTNRLLYNKQKMNTRPMKRCFKRYSRSSLNRQQEVAHYSTPPQLRLLDYLQKRKERKAAQQYDLKISKAGNCVDMWKQNPCYLTAPSEVDVEKYAKVEKSIKSDDSQPTVWPAHEMKDDYVFECEVGNQLQKTKLTIFQSLGNPLYYGKIQTLKGDEENDNLLTPSQFLIGSKTDAERVVNQYQELVQNEAKCTVKMFHNSSGSVSHLSPGKEMEPESVSGSVQSSVLGKGVKHRPPPIKLPSSSGSSSSGNIFSSQQSSGHLKSPTPPPPSKPAGLSRKQSMDLNQVSMLSPAAMSPASSSQRTASTQVMANPAGLNFINVVGSVCGAQSLMSGSNPMLGCNTGAIAPAGINLSGILPPGGLVPSALPAAMQSASQAGSPFGLKNTSNLRPLNLLQGSDQGPSNQDQALSAQQAAVINLTGVGNFMQPQATAVTILAASNGYGSGSSTSSSPASSTAFRQPHKK; this is translated from the exons ATGGCTTCAACTACAATG CAACAAGCTTTAGAACTGGCATTGGATCGTGCTGAG TATATCATTGAAAGTGCCCGTCAGCGACCtcctaaaagaaaatatttatccaGCGGAAG aaaatctgtatttcaaaaACTTTATGATTTATATATtgaagaatgtgaaaaagagCCTGAGATAAAG AAGCTGAGGCGAAATGTGAATTTACTTGAGAAGCTGGTTATGCAGGAGACATTGTCATGTCTGGTGGTAAACCTCTATCCAGGAAATGAGGGTTATTCACTGAtgctcaggggaaaaaatggttcag ATTCTGAGACCATTCGTCTGCCTTATGAGGAAGGAGAGCTGCTTGAATATTTGGATGCAGAGGAACTACCACCTATTTTGGTTGATCTTTTGGAAAAATCTCAG GTTAATATTTTCCATTGTGGATGTGTCATAGCAGAAATACGTGACTATAGGCAGTCTGGTAACATGAAATCTCCAACCTACCAAAGCAAGCACATTCTTTTGCGACCTACAATGCAG acttTAATTTGTGATGTGCATTCTATAACAAGTGACAACCACAAATGGACACAG GAGGACAAACTCCTACTTGAGAGCCAACTTATTTTGGCTACAGCAGAGCCTTTGTGTCTTGATCCTTCAATAGCAGTGACCTGTACTACAAACAGACTCCTGTACAACAAGCAGAAGATGAACACTCGCCCCATGAAACG GTGCTTCAAAAGGTACTCAAGGTCCTCTCTGAACAGACAGCAAGAAGTAGCTCACTACTCAACTCCACCTCAGCTCAGACTACTTGACTACTtacagaaaaggaaggagaggaaagcagCCCAGCAGTATGACCTCAAAATTTCAAAAGCTGGAAAT tgcGTAGATATGTGGAAACAGAACCCTTGCTACTTGACTGCTCCTTCTGAAGTAGAT GTGGAAAAATATGCCAAAGTGGAAAAGTCTATCAAGTCTGATGACTCACAACCAACTGTCTGGCCAGCACAC GAAATGAAGGATGATTATGTGTTTGAATGTGAAGTTGGTAATCagcttcagaaaacaaaactgaccATTTTTCAGTCTCTTGGCAATCCTTTGTACTATGGTAAAATTCAGACACTCAAAGGCGATGAGGAAAATGACAACCTATTAACTCCGTCACA GTTCCTTATTGGTTCGAAGACTGATGCTGAAAG GGTGGTGAACCAGTACCAGGAATTAGTGCAAAATGAAGCTAAATGTACTGTGAAAATGTTTCATAATTCAAGTGGATCAGTCAGTCATCTTTCtccagggaaggaaatggaa ccaGAAAGTGTATCAGGCTCTGTTCAGTCTTCAGTACTGGGGAAAGGTGTAAAACACCGACCTCCTCCTATCAAATTACCTTCAAGTTCAGGAAGTAGCTCTTCAG GTAATATTTTTAGTTCACAACAGTCAAGTGGCCATCTAAAATCCCCAactccacctcctccttctAAGCCTGCTGGTCTTTCTCGGAAACAATCCATGGATCTTAATCAAGTTAGCATGCTCTCTCCAGCTGCCATGTCTCCTGCGAGCTCTTCACAAA GAACAGCCTCCACCCAGGTCATGGCAAACCCTGCAGGACTTAACTTCATCAATGTAGTGGGCTCTGTGTG TGGAGCACAGTCACTGATGAGTGGTTCAAACCCTATGTTGGGGTGCAACACTGGTGCCATAGCCCCTGCAGGTATAAATCTGAGTGGCATTTTACCCCCAGGAGGTCTGGTACCAAGTGCGCTGCCCGCTGCAATGCAATCTGCCTCTCAAGCAG GCAGCCCATTTGGtttgaaaaatacatcaaaTCTTCGGCCCTTAAATCTTCTACAG GGGTCTGACCAAGGTCCATCCAATCAAGATCAGGCATTATCTGCCCAACAAGCTGCTGTAATTAACCTGACTGGAGTAGGGAATTTTATGCAACCTCAAGCCACAG CAGTTACGATTCTTGCAGCATCAAATGGCTatggcagcggcagcagcacaagcagctcACCTGCATCATCAACAGCATTCAGGCAGCCACacaaaaagtaa